Proteins encoded by one window of Arachis hypogaea cultivar Tifrunner chromosome 1, arahy.Tifrunner.gnm2.J5K5, whole genome shotgun sequence:
- the LOC112740752 gene encoding protein FAR1-RELATED SEQUENCE 5-like, which yields MPADLIALVFRKKDVRNFIDLDRRSIAKGGDGKEIFFSNPRSIALYEYFRDVVNFDTTYLTNKNDMPFVAFVGVNHHGQSVLLECGLLNSKEKASFVWKALQHTRHKLLLWHIMKKLRENLKGYGCYEEIQVTMSEVVYQSLTIEEFEDNWTGFVNAYCLEDNEWLQGMRNDRRCWIPVYLKGDFRTTLAEFVTPYNNALMSRVKKEAAKDFDSLNKILPCCSNNEIEGATWISREDELHCVVDPG from the exons ATGCCGGCGGACCTGATAGCCTTAGTTTTTAGAAAAAAGGATGTGAGAAATTTCATTGATTTGGATAGGAGATCAATTGCGAAAGGAGGCGATGGTAAAGAG ATATTTTTTTCTAATCCTCGGAGCATTGCCTTGTACGAGTACTTTCGGGATGTTGTCAACTTTGATACGACATACCTAACAAATAAGAACGACATGCCGTTTGTTGCCTTTGTCGGAGTTAACCATCACGGACAATCTGTACTTCTTGAATGTGGGTTACTCAACTCCAAAGAAAAGGCTTCATTTGTGTG GAAGGCCCTGCAACATACTAGGCATAAGTTATTATTGTGGCACATAATGAAGAAGCTTCGTGAGAATTTGAAAGGATATGGTTGCTACGAAGAAATTCAGGTTACAATGAGTGAAGTCGTCTACCAAAGTTTGACTATAGAGGAGTTTGAAGACAATTGGACTGGTTTTGTGAATGCCTATTGTCTCGAGGATAATGAGTGGTTGCAAGGGATGCGGAATGATCGCAGATGCTGGATTCCAGTGTATCTGAAGGGTGACTTTCGG ACAACCTTAGCTGAATTTGTAACCCCGTACAACAATGCTCTAATGTCTAGGGTGAAAAAGGAGGCTGCCAAGGATTTTGACTCTCTAAACAAGATTTTGCCATGTTGCTCCAACAACGAGATTGAAGGTGCAACGTGGATTTCAAGAGAAGATGAATTGCATTGTGTCGTTGATCCGGGATGA